From Cellulophaga lytica DSM 7489, a single genomic window includes:
- a CDS encoding sterol desaturase family protein, whose product MNLKDFTIFFALLIGLNIAGYLLNIGISLVWNKVYKHRSKITKKEVLSSILTLFINIIIAIPGYILWVKGFITFNNQDPWLTFIILFLFLDILMYVLHWASHNIVVLKKIHLQHHEHTEQFNVVSLYYMSPWESILFGLLLTVVALLFSLNVYGFIAFLIYNWFYGVVTHLNTKLSKPYFLIFTTNYFHKNHHKLFSKNYGFYTILWDRLFKTESTNL is encoded by the coding sequence ATGAATCTTAAAGACTTTACAATATTTTTTGCTTTATTAATTGGATTAAATATTGCTGGCTATTTATTAAACATAGGTATTAGCTTGGTGTGGAACAAAGTCTACAAACACCGATCTAAAATTACAAAAAAAGAAGTTTTATCATCTATCCTAACCCTATTTATAAATATTATAATAGCTATTCCAGGATACATTCTGTGGGTAAAAGGCTTTATTACATTTAATAATCAAGACCCTTGGCTTACTTTTATAATTCTGTTTCTATTTTTAGATATACTAATGTATGTTTTACATTGGGCATCACACAACATTGTTGTATTAAAAAAAATTCATTTACAGCATCATGAACATACAGAGCAGTTTAATGTTGTAAGCCTGTATTATATGTCGCCCTGGGAATCTATACTATTTGGTTTACTATTAACGGTAGTTGCGTTATTATTTTCTTTAAATGTTTATGGTTTTATAGCCTTTTTAATTTACAACTGGTTTTACGGTGTTGTAACACACTTAAACACAAAATTAAGTAAGCCTTACTTTTTAATATTTACCACCAATTACTTTCATAAAAATCATCATAAGCTATTTTCTAAAAACTATGGTTTTTATACTATTTTATGGGATAGGTTATTTAAAACGGAAAGTACAAATTTATAG
- a CDS encoding alpha/beta hydrolase gives MKLTTLIVFCIVLLSCSATDDDFDIIGSKEQFTINSSIVNDSYAIYVFLPKNYNSSLANQLIIALDGDTRFTSIANIVSNKVKKNSMPACILVAIGNNKQRNRDYTPTIYAHGSGGAENFYQFIKNELIPELESRYSIDSSNNKTLIGHSFGGLFTQYVMAKERASNPFNKFISGGTSYWYDSGVIFNFEEYYASYNTDLDVIFYNGMGSLEGGVMLASFEEMNNRLRSRNFPNFKHKSELIKKSGHSGSATKIVKKGLDYVFYK, from the coding sequence ATGAAACTTACAACACTTATTGTATTCTGCATTGTATTATTAAGTTGCTCTGCTACTGATGATGATTTTGACATTATTGGATCTAAAGAACAATTTACTATAAACTCATCTATAGTAAATGACAGTTATGCTATTTATGTATTTCTTCCCAAAAATTACAATAGCAGCTTAGCAAACCAATTAATTATTGCTTTAGACGGTGATACCAGGTTTACCTCTATTGCCAATATTGTATCAAACAAGGTTAAAAAAAACAGTATGCCAGCTTGTATTTTAGTTGCTATTGGTAATAACAAACAAAGAAATAGAGACTACACACCTACTATTTATGCGCATGGCTCTGGTGGCGCAGAAAATTTTTATCAGTTTATTAAAAATGAATTAATTCCTGAATTAGAATCTAGATATAGTATAGATTCATCTAACAACAAAACATTAATTGGGCATTCTTTTGGCGGGCTATTTACTCAATACGTTATGGCAAAAGAAAGAGCTTCTAACCCGTTTAATAAGTTCATCTCTGGAGGCACATCATACTGGTACGACTCTGGTGTTATATTTAATTTTGAAGAATACTACGCCAGCTATAACACCGATTTGGATGTGATATTCTACAACGGAATGGGCTCGTTAGAAGGTGGTGTTATGTTAGCATCATTTGAAGAAATGAACAATAGACTCCGTTCTAGAAACTTTCCAAATTTTAAGCATAAAAGTGAATTGATAAAAAAAAGTGGCCATAGCGGTTCTGCAACTAAAATAGTTAAAAAAGGTTTAGACTATGTATTTTATAAATAA
- a CDS encoding leucine-rich repeat domain-containing protein: MEESVVDLVNEDYSFRQFSNGIAILDYIGKTKNVSIPDYINDKPVLYIYKEAFCEKGIEAVTLPSLLEYIGEDAFYDNKIKEIIIPSKVNKIGGGAFGRNNIEKLVIESSIEFLPMFCFVGNALTSLNLPETVKNMSNDCFAENNFEELTIPDHLTEIPKGSFASNKMLKKVMLPAKFENYIWSIFHKCDIDNITFEIY; this comes from the coding sequence ATGGAAGAATCAGTAGTAGATTTAGTTAATGAAGATTATTCTTTTAGGCAGTTTAGTAATGGTATAGCTATTTTAGATTATATAGGCAAGACTAAAAACGTAAGTATACCAGATTACATTAATGATAAACCTGTACTTTATATTTACAAAGAGGCTTTTTGCGAAAAAGGAATTGAAGCGGTTACATTACCTAGCTTATTAGAATATATTGGTGAAGATGCTTTTTATGATAATAAAATTAAAGAGATAATAATACCAAGTAAAGTAAACAAAATAGGTGGTGGTGCCTTTGGACGTAACAATATTGAAAAACTTGTAATTGAGTCCAGTATTGAATTTTTACCAATGTTTTGTTTTGTAGGTAATGCTTTAACTAGTTTAAATTTACCAGAAACAGTAAAAAATATGAGTAATGATTGCTTTGCAGAAAATAATTTTGAAGAACTAACTATACCAGATCATTTAACAGAAATACCTAAGGGAAGTTTTGCAAGTAATAAAATGCTTAAAAAAGTTATGTTACCAGCAAAGTTTGAGAATTATATATGGAGTATTTTTCATAAGTGCGACATAGACAATATAACATTTGAAATTTATTAG
- a CDS encoding glycerophosphodiester phosphodiesterase family protein, whose product MKKLIIPILLISFLFVGCKENNKQENTLQTYFSYSNSSDILISSHRGGKGYPGYPENCLETMQYIKKHIPNALFEIDVAKSKDGVLLLMHDNSLERTSTGFGRVDQNSWKTMSQLKLKDDFDSIVDFKIPLFKDVLDWAKKENAILTVDIKRSVDPEDVLHFIEKNDALKQSVIITYSIKTAQKLYKLNPKVVLSVSIRNTEEFNRAANSGIPWANMVAFTGTMVSDSSLYNKLHKKGVMCMLGTLGNLDKRAAAKGEHLYREWAKLGIDVFATDRPLETQKALITHQ is encoded by the coding sequence ATGAAAAAACTAATAATTCCTATTCTACTAATTTCATTTCTTTTTGTTGGATGTAAAGAAAACAATAAGCAGGAGAATACTTTACAAACTTATTTTAGTTATTCTAATTCTAGTGATATATTAATTAGTTCTCACCGTGGAGGAAAAGGGTATCCTGGCTACCCTGAAAATTGCTTAGAAACTATGCAGTATATTAAAAAACATATTCCTAACGCGTTATTTGAAATTGATGTAGCAAAAAGTAAAGATGGGGTATTATTACTTATGCATGATAATTCACTTGAGAGAACATCAACTGGTTTTGGGAGAGTTGACCAAAACAGCTGGAAAACAATGTCTCAACTAAAACTTAAAGATGATTTTGACTCTATAGTTGATTTTAAAATTCCGTTATTTAAAGACGTATTAGACTGGGCAAAAAAAGAAAACGCAATACTTACAGTTGATATTAAGCGAAGTGTTGACCCCGAAGATGTACTACATTTTATTGAAAAAAACGATGCCTTAAAGCAATCGGTTATTATTACTTACTCTATTAAAACAGCTCAAAAGTTATACAAGTTAAATCCAAAAGTAGTACTATCTGTTAGCATTAGAAATACCGAAGAGTTTAACAGAGCTGCCAACTCTGGCATACCTTGGGCAAATATGGTTGCATTTACAGGAACAATGGTGTCAGACTCATCATTGTATAACAAGCTACACAAAAAGGGGGTTATGTGTATGTTGGGGACTTTAGGTAACTTAGATAAGAGAGCCGCTGCAAAAGGCGAACATCTTTACAGAGAATGGGCCAAACTAGGAATTGACGTTTTTGCAACAGACAGGCCACTAGAAACACAAAAAGCTCTTATAACGCATCAATAA
- a CDS encoding RDD family protein, with product MAQKISELKTYKTVNRRDRNGNYKAMEFKFKYNPNVKSFNFRLLSKLLDLLLYYGIVYVLAKFFTFAYPHILIVTLGLFTINPVLETITGKTFGKLLIGFEVVDDHCKKPSVLKSFIKNILQLLNLVIYVFTEGVIWEEDIYFHNTITNTYTIKSKNKKEIIVMMNKA from the coding sequence ATGGCACAAAAAATATCAGAATTAAAAACCTATAAAACTGTAAACCGTAGAGACAGAAACGGAAATTACAAAGCAATGGAGTTTAAGTTTAAATACAACCCTAATGTAAAAAGCTTTAACTTTCGGTTATTGTCTAAATTACTAGACTTACTTTTGTATTACGGCATTGTATATGTACTAGCAAAATTCTTCACTTTTGCTTATCCACATATACTTATTGTAACATTAGGTCTTTTTACAATAAATCCAGTTTTAGAAACCATAACCGGTAAAACATTTGGTAAATTACTTATTGGTTTTGAAGTTGTAGATGATCACTGCAAAAAGCCATCGGTATTAAAATCATTTATAAAAAATATATTGCAGCTTTTAAATTTGGTAATCTATGTGTTTACTGAAGGTGTTATTTGGGAAGAAGACATTTATTTTCACAACACAATAACAAACACCTACACTATTAAAAGTAAAAACAAAAAAGAGATTATTGTTATGATGAATAAAGCATAG
- a CDS encoding DUF695 domain-containing protein, whose product MSFLKSLFKSKEEPINSYEDFWKWFSQNQQAFYNVIKDKGNVNKEFFEKLSPKLDQLKDGIWFLAGMFNDTTAELILTPDGVIKNIVFVEELVAAAPEIKNWKITALKQPSDLGKFGIEMDGYIFNESKMQFYATEHSSMPDEIDITITHEDFTEENKAIMTNGVYLALDHSLGELNSITKIDNVNIIAPENATSELVPFKKLKDFLIWREKEFVEKYKGLRHNTENDKYSGLEATLNNGLPLIAVVNTDLLAWDSKASHPWIAVMEIKYDGDNNNGMPDSDTYQLLNQIEDKITAELKDSDGYLNVGRQTAESVREVYFACMDFRKPAKVFHKIKKEYHNKIEINTDIYKDKYWQSFNRFMPN is encoded by the coding sequence ATGAGCTTTTTAAAATCACTATTTAAATCAAAAGAAGAGCCAATAAACTCTTACGAAGATTTTTGGAAATGGTTTTCTCAAAACCAACAAGCATTTTATAATGTAATTAAAGACAAAGGCAATGTTAACAAAGAATTTTTTGAAAAACTATCGCCAAAATTAGATCAACTTAAAGACGGAATTTGGTTTTTAGCAGGTATGTTTAATGATACTACTGCAGAACTTATTTTAACTCCAGACGGAGTAATAAAAAACATTGTATTTGTAGAAGAGTTGGTAGCTGCAGCACCTGAGATAAAAAATTGGAAGATAACAGCTCTTAAACAACCATCTGACCTAGGAAAATTTGGAATAGAAATGGATGGCTACATATTTAACGAAAGTAAAATGCAATTTTATGCTACAGAACATTCTTCTATGCCAGACGAAATTGATATTACCATAACCCATGAAGATTTTACCGAAGAAAATAAAGCTATTATGACAAATGGTGTTTACCTTGCTTTAGACCATTCTTTAGGCGAATTAAACTCTATAACCAAAATAGATAATGTAAATATTATTGCTCCCGAAAATGCCACATCAGAATTGGTACCTTTTAAAAAACTAAAAGACTTTTTAATATGGAGAGAAAAAGAGTTTGTAGAAAAATACAAAGGACTAAGGCACAATACCGAAAACGATAAATATTCTGGGTTAGAAGCAACTTTAAATAACGGATTACCATTAATTGCAGTTGTAAATACTGATTTACTTGCTTGGGATAGTAAAGCGTCTCACCCTTGGATTGCCGTAATGGAAATAAAATACGATGGTGATAATAACAATGGTATGCCAGATAGCGACACCTACCAATTGTTAAACCAAATTGAAGACAAAATAACAGCAGAACTCAAAGATTCTGATGGCTATTTAAACGTTGGTAGGCAAACAGCAGAATCTGTAAGAGAAGTATATTTTGCCTGTATGGATTTTAGAAAGCCTGCTAAAGTATTCCATAAAATAAAAAAAGAATACCATAATAAAATTGAAATAAATACAGACATTTATAAAGACAAATACTGGCAATCTTTTAATAGGTTTATGCCTAATTAA
- a CDS encoding Crp/Fnr family transcriptional regulator, producing MKEHFSTEENILFNFLSQVYPLTQIDFMPLAKVIKKKKIKKGELLLNIGQVETKTCLVLKGFIHQYTIIEDNLFTIDFSLSGMSFNNFTSYMEESPSNQIQEALIDTEIIYFEKIDIEKLLLNSHPFSFIYTKLFEQVHLEREKRSLILQHKNAYKKYELFLNTISKSKRFLEEVPQKLIANYLGMTPETYSRVKKTYLNKA from the coding sequence ATGAAAGAGCACTTTTCTACAGAAGAAAATATTCTATTTAATTTTTTAAGTCAAGTATACCCACTAACTCAAATAGATTTTATGCCTTTAGCTAAGGTTATAAAAAAGAAAAAAATTAAAAAAGGAGAGCTCTTGCTAAATATTGGACAGGTAGAAACCAAAACATGTTTGGTACTAAAAGGCTTTATACATCAATACACCATTATTGAAGATAATTTATTTACTATTGATTTTTCGCTCTCGGGTATGAGCTTTAACAACTTTACAAGCTATATGGAAGAGTCACCCTCTAACCAAATACAAGAAGCACTAATTGATACTGAAATTATTTATTTTGAAAAAATAGACATTGAAAAGCTACTACTAAATAGTCATCCTTTTTCTTTTATATATACCAAGTTATTTGAGCAAGTACATTTAGAGCGCGAAAAAAGATCTTTAATACTACAGCATAAAAATGCATACAAAAAATATGAACTTTTTTTAAATACAATTTCTAAATCTAAAAGGTTTTTAGAAGAAGTACCACAAAAGTTAATTGCCAATTATTTAGGTATGACTCCAGAAACATATAGCAGAGTTAAAAAAACATACTTAAATAAAGCTTAA
- a CDS encoding DUF2608 domain-containing protein, which yields MTKKKYATFMAIMLLISVSLKAQTLKDSTIFSFKDVNNVVTQKTKQYGVENVLVIVDIDNTLLTSNVDLGGDIWYNWQRGKIKDAIPTKKQKIENCFYEDVIGLLYELGTMKLTDSLIPKYLNNWQNNGTTVFALTSRSPRYRTATQRELLKNGINLSKSPITQIDGSKAVYNYTLEREMSYRDGLMMTTGMNKGDMIAHILGRTGRSYKAIIFVDDSDKNVKDVKHKFKDNTAIDFTVFYFDKIVRDRKIANGGILITKKQAKKMTADWEKLSKTLKDIFPGRNTKNKCVSPN from the coding sequence ATGACTAAAAAAAAGTATGCAACATTTATGGCAATAATGCTGCTTATAAGTGTTAGCTTAAAGGCACAAACATTAAAAGACAGCACTATTTTTAGTTTTAAAGATGTAAATAATGTTGTAACCCAAAAAACCAAACAATACGGAGTAGAAAATGTACTTGTTATTGTAGATATTGATAATACACTTTTAACCAGCAATGTAGATCTTGGCGGAGACATTTGGTACAATTGGCAAAGAGGTAAAATTAAAGATGCTATACCAACAAAAAAACAAAAAATTGAAAACTGTTTTTATGAAGATGTTATTGGTTTATTGTACGAGCTTGGCACAATGAAATTAACAGACTCTTTAATACCCAAATACCTAAACAACTGGCAAAATAATGGCACAACTGTATTTGCACTAACATCTAGAAGCCCTAGGTACAGAACCGCAACACAAAGAGAATTGTTAAAAAATGGTATAAACTTATCTAAATCTCCTATTACACAGATTGATGGTTCTAAAGCTGTTTACAATTACACCTTAGAAAGAGAAATGAGTTACAGAGATGGACTTATGATGACCACAGGTATGAATAAGGGAGATATGATTGCACATATATTAGGAAGAACAGGAAGAAGCTACAAAGCTATAATTTTTGTTGATGACTCTGATAAAAACGTAAAAGATGTTAAGCATAAGTTTAAAGATAATACTGCAATTGATTTTACTGTTTTTTATTTTGATAAAATAGTTAGAGACAGAAAAATAGCTAATGGTGGTATTTTAATAACCAAAAAGCAAGCAAAGAAAATGACAGCAGACTGGGAGAAATTATCAAAAACATTAAAAGATATTTTTCCTGGCAGAAATACCAAAAACAAATGTGTTAGTCCAAACTAA
- a CDS encoding tetratricopeptide repeat protein: protein MRIALKVLFLLIITVSCKNNSTKEETNNINEQHKILKGNSYKNTEANDLNEKGVDLSITGNYYEAQIAFKKSLKIEPDNPTTLSNLGLNNFMLYEYDNAIKYYQEAYKISDSTYHMAAINLGLTYYYKKDFNKGIEITTYVINNTTDTSILSTAYTHRALNFIGNNNCEKAKTDLEHIKSNYRGMQNVAYNIIDLNNKLNACIELNP from the coding sequence ATGAGAATAGCGTTAAAAGTATTGTTTTTACTTATAATTACTGTTAGTTGCAAAAACAATAGCACAAAAGAAGAAACTAACAACATTAACGAACAACACAAAATACTAAAAGGCAACAGTTATAAGAATACAGAAGCAAATGACCTTAATGAAAAAGGGGTTGACCTATCTATAACTGGTAATTATTACGAAGCTCAAATTGCATTTAAAAAATCATTAAAAATAGAACCAGACAACCCAACAACGTTAAGCAATTTAGGGTTAAATAACTTTATGCTTTACGAGTATGATAATGCAATTAAATATTACCAAGAGGCGTACAAAATATCAGACTCTACCTACCATATGGCAGCCATAAATTTAGGGTTAACCTATTATTACAAAAAAGACTTTAACAAAGGTATAGAGATTACAACCTACGTAATTAATAATACAACAGATACGTCTATACTATCTACAGCTTATACACACAGAGCACTAAATTTTATTGGTAACAATAATTGTGAAAAAGCAAAAACAGATTTAGAACATATAAAAAGTAATTACCGCGGAATGCAGAATGTTGCTTACAATATTATAGACTTAAACAATAAATTAAACGCCTGTATAGAACTAAACCCATAA
- a CDS encoding helix-turn-helix domain-containing protein, protein MAIENIPEIYFDTPSKSKDIFVYDFKMTNDVVKSKVNLSMNMFSFLQVGKKQVHFANTSKAVNSEQSLLLKKGNWLWTELLDTEAIYYCKLFFFSEKKLTDFLSKYTKDVKPYQEKVPYFVIENDDYIASFISSLSSKTFENSAYCDAMLSLKFEEILLYLLDKYGSEFEHYLHALIFKEVSPFKNIVEDHIHSNLKLEEIAFLCNMSLSTFKRHFTAEYKEAPGKWLKDKRLQKAKELLQGGDLKPSDIYLDIGYNNLSNFSIAFKNKFGISPTEI, encoded by the coding sequence ATGGCTATAGAAAATATTCCTGAAATTTACTTTGATACACCATCAAAAAGCAAAGACATTTTTGTGTACGATTTTAAAATGACTAATGATGTTGTAAAAAGCAAGGTAAATTTAAGCATGAATATGTTTAGCTTTCTTCAAGTAGGAAAAAAGCAAGTGCATTTTGCAAACACCTCTAAAGCAGTTAATAGCGAACAGTCTTTACTTTTAAAAAAAGGAAACTGGCTTTGGACAGAGTTGTTAGATACTGAAGCAATTTACTATTGTAAACTCTTCTTTTTTTCTGAAAAAAAACTCACCGATTTTTTAAGCAAATACACCAAAGACGTTAAGCCGTACCAAGAGAAAGTGCCTTATTTTGTGATTGAAAACGATGATTATATTGCATCGTTTATAAGCTCACTATCGTCAAAAACATTTGAAAACAGTGCTTATTGTGATGCTATGCTATCGCTTAAATTTGAAGAAATATTACTGTATTTACTAGATAAATATGGTAGTGAATTTGAGCATTACTTACACGCATTAATATTTAAGGAAGTTTCTCCTTTTAAAAACATTGTAGAAGATCACATACATTCTAATTTAAAGTTAGAAGAAATTGCCTTTTTATGTAATATGAGTTTATCTACTTTTAAAAGGCATTTTACTGCCGAGTATAAAGAAGCTCCAGGAAAATGGTTAAAAGACAAACGACTGCAAAAGGCAAAAGAACTTTTACAAGGAGGCGATTTAAAACCGTCTGATATTTATTTAGATATAGGATATAACAACCTGTCTAACTTTAGTATAGCCTTCAAAAACAAGTTCGGAATTAGTCCAACAGAAATATAA